DNA sequence from the Shewanella piezotolerans WP3 genome:
CTGTATACGACACAATTGTTCGTTTAGCGCAGCCATTCTCAATGAGATACCCACTTATCGACGGCCAAGGTAACTTCGGTTCAGTCGATGGTGATGCAGCAGCTGCAATGCGTTATACCGAAATCCGTATGGACAAAGTCGCGCATCAGTTATTAGCAGATCTCGAGAAAGAGACGGTCGATTTTGTACCTAACTATGATGGTACTGAGTTTATACCGGCTGTATTGCCAACTCGAATTCCAACGCTGTTGGTTAATGGTTCTTCTGGTATTGCTGTCGGCATGGCAACAAATATTCCACCTCACAACTTAACGGAAGTGATTGCAGGGTGTTTAGCGCTTATCGAAGATCCAGCATTGTCCATCGAACAATTGATGGAACATATACCTGGACCAGATTTCCCAACCGCTGCTATCGTCAATGGTCGTAAAGGCATTATTGATGCTTATAAGACTGGGCGTGGACGTGCTGTTATGCGCGCCCGTGCGGATGTTGAAACTGAAGATAATGGCCGTGAGCGTATTATTGTTCATGAAATCCCATATCAAGTTAACAAAGCTCGCTTAATCGAAAAGATTGCCGAGCTCGTAAAAGATAAGAAAATTGAAGGTATTAGTGGCCTCCGAGATGAGTCTGATAAAGACGGTATGCGGATTGTCATTGAGATCAAACGTGGTGAAGTGGGTGAAGTTGTATTAAACAACTTGTACGCGCAAACACAAATGCAATGCTCTTTTGGTATAAACATGGTGGCGTTGACTAACGGTCAGCCAAAACTATTTAATCTGAAAGAGATGCTCGAGTGTTTTATTCTTCACCGCCGTGAAGTTGTGACTCGTCGTACTGTATTTGAACTGCGTAAAGCCCGCGAAAGAGCCCATATTTTGGAAGCTCTAGCGGTTGCACTCGCTAACATTGACCCAATCATCGCACTTATTAAAGCCTCTCCAACACCCGCTGAAGCCAAAGTTAAATTGGTTGCACAAGGCTGGGAGCTTGGTCATGTAAAAGGTATGCTTGAAAAAGCTGGTGATGATGCGGCTCGTCCTGAGTGGCTAGAGCCAGAGTTTGGTATTCGCGATAACAAGTACTTCCTGACAGAGCAACAAGCACAAGCGATTCTTGAGCTTCGTTTGCACCGTTTAACGGGCCTTGAACACGACAAGATTATCGCTGAATATGAAGAGTTACTTGAAGTTATCGCTGCATTGCTACTGATATTAAGCAGCCCGCAGCGCTTGATGGAAGTGATTACTGAAGAGCTTCATGAAGTACTTGAAAACTTTGGCGATAAACGCCGCACGGTTATCAATGCTAATGAAGTTGATATGAGCCTAGAAGATCTAATCAACGAAGAGGATGTGGTCGTTACACTTTCTCATCTTGGTTATGCAAAATACCAAGCGCTCAGCGATTACCAAGCGCAGCGCCGTGGTGGTAAAGGTAAGGCAGCAACTAAAGTTAAAGATGAAGATTTCGTCGAAAAACTTTTAGTCGCGAATACTCACGATACTATTTTATGTTTTTCTGATTTCGGTAAAATGTATTGGTTGAAGGTGTATCAATTACCACTCGCGAGCCGTACCGCTCGTGGACGTCCAATTGTAAACTTATTGCCTCTATCTGAAGGTGAGCGTATTACCGCTATCTTACCAGTACGTGAATATGCAGATGATAAATACATCATTATGGCAACTTCTCACGGTACCGTTAAGAAAACAGCGTTAACAGCTTACAGCAACCCACGTGCGAACGGTATTATTGCGGTTAACTTGAAAGATGGTGACCAACTGATTGGCGTTGATATTACCGATGGTAATGACGACATAATGTTGTTCTCTAACGAAGGTAAAGTCGTTCGATTTAACGAAAAAGCACGTAATGCAGAAACGGGTGAAGTGAAAATTGACCCTGAAACTGGTGAAGAGGTGATTGCACTACGTGCGATGGGCCGTACTGCTACTGGTGTTCGTGGTATCAAGCTTGAAGATGGCCAAACGGTAGTATCGCTAATTGTGCCTAAAGAAGATGGCGCAATCTTGACGGTAACCGAAAATGGTTACGGTAAGCGAACTGCACTTTCTGAGTACCCAGCCAAGAGTCGTGGTACAAAAGGTGTTGTTTCTATCAAAGTGAGCGAACGTAATGGCGCTGTAGTCGGTGCTGTACAAGTTGGCGATAACGATGAAATCATGCTTATCAGCGACAAAGGAACTTTAGTTCGAACACCTGCGACTGGTGTATCGAGTATTGGCCGTAATACTCAAGGCGTTACTATTATCCGTACAGCGGAAGATGAAAAGGTAGTAGGTCTGCAGCGTATTGACGAAATACAAGATGAGGAAGTTGAACTCGATGAAGAGGGTAACCCAATCGTCAGCGAGGAAACGACTGAAGAAACTTCTCAAGCAGAAGGTTCTGAGCCAAGCGAGTCTGAAAGCTAAATAATCGCAAGCTTTGCTTTTAATTAAAAAAGGATGCCATTGGCATCCTTTTTTGTTTTACTCATATGTAAATTAATTCAGAATGACTGCTGTTCGAGCTTATCGGCATGCTTGAACACGTCACGCCAATACTGTGAACTTAGCTTTGCAATGACTCTCGACTCACCATTTAAAAGCATGGCCATTCCAATATTGAGTTCTGGAGAGTAGGATATTTCTGCGACGTAACCTGCAACCCATCCTGCATGATAAATTAAAGGTCGGCCTTCGAACTCATAAACACGCCAGCCTTTGCCGTAATGAGCACTGTCGAGGTAGGCGCGCCAATCTCTTCGCCTCAGTTCTCGCGACGTTTTAATGCCTGGCGTAGTAATATCTTTAAGAACGCTATTAGGTATTACACTAGGATTTTGTCCTAGATTTGCCATAAGCCATTTGGACATATCGGAAATGCTGGCGTTTACACCTGCTGCTGGTGCTAATTGATAATAGTTTGGTTTGACTTTCACCTTTTTAAAGCCAGATTTAGTCTTCACATGTGGTTCGGCTCTATTCTTAGTCATTTGGAATGCTTCGTAGCCTACAGATGCCGATCCCATTTTTAGTGGCGAGAAAATCCTTTGTTGTAAAAGCTCAGAATAATCTTGCTTTGCCTGGGTTTCTATTGCAGTTTGAATGAATGAAAAGGCAACGTTTTGATATCCGTAACAGACCCCTGGACTACACATAGGTGTTAGCTCTTCAAACTTGGGAATAATTTTTGGCATTTTTACATTGGCGTTAACTAAATTGTCGTAGCTGTTTGGCCATAGTCCAGTACTATGACCAATAATATGGCCGAGATTTATCTGCTTTGCTGCTTGCTTATCTGCTAGGTCAAACTCAGGAACATAGCTCACAATAGATTGATTCCAGTCTAGTTTGTGCTCTTCTACTAACATTGAAGCAAGTGTACCTGCAAACGTTTTAGACACAGAAGCGAGCCTAAACACTGTATCTGAATTAATATTTTTACTACCGCCTTTAGTGCGTTTTCCATAGGTACTTAACTTGAGGATGCTATCGCCTTCTACGATAACAAACGCGCCTCCTGGAACCTTATTTGCTTTCAAATTGCGATGGAAGTCGTGCTTAAAACTATCCGCAAGAGCTTTGAAGTCAGACGTTTTTGCGTAAGTTTCAAATGTAGGCAGCCAAATGGCGGCGGATAGAGAACTGAAGAATAAAATGGGTTTTAAAAGCATGTATGGATCCAACGAAAGATTATAATCATTCTTATACGGCTATTGTTGAGCATAAGGTTCAACAATACTAGAGGCGGTTTATCGATTGAGCTTAGTTTTTGTTCAAATGAAATAGTTAAAGTTTCTTTAGTTACAAAAAATCTTAAAAATGCCTTTCATGCTTATGGTTCAAGAGGCTTCATTGGCTGAAATATATTCGTTTAAACCTGTTATGCGCCGTTGGTATAAAAAGCACACTTTTTTATAGCGTACTAAAGGTTTAAAGAGCTCATTAGCCGCCTATTTTCAAAACACTGAATTAGCAAAGTTAACTGACTTTTTCGTTTTAGCCACCAGATGGTTACGATATACTGATAAAAGATTGTAAAACCCCATGTATAAACTGATCGATCATAAAAGGACAATACTTGTGAGCGCTACTTTTAATTTCTGTGCTGGACCCGCCATGTTACCTAAACCAGTTATGGATAAAGCCCAGAGTGAGCTGTTAGACTGGAATAGCATGGGGACTTCGGTGATGGAGATTAGCCACCGAAGTAAAGAGTTTATAGCGCTAACCAACCAAGCCGAAGCAGATCTACGCCAGTTAATGGATATACCAGCAAACTACCATGTATTGTTTATGCATGGTGGCGGGCGAGGTCAGTTTTCGGCTATTGCCAATAACTTTCTTGGCGATAAAGGCCGGGCACTTTATCTTGTTGACGGCAGTTGGTCTTCAGCTGCAGTTGAAGAAGCCAAAAAGCTGGTTGGCGAAGAAAATATCGATACGATAAATATCGTCGAAAACAATAATGGCATAAATAGCGTGGTTTTACCTTCGCTTTCAAATATTGATAAAGATTACCGGTACCTGCATTACTGCCCGAACGAGACTGTGGACGGTATTGAGATCTTTGACACAATCAATAGCCCATGGCCGGTTATCGCTGATATGTCATCAAATATTTTGTCACGAAAAATAGACGTGAACCAATTTGCTCTCATCTATGCTGGTGCACAGAAAAATATTGGTCCATCCGGCTTGAGTATTGTCATAGTACGCAATGATATGTTGTCCCTTCCGAGTCTTCCGCAATCGTCGATTATGGATTATAAACTGGCGGTTAAGCATGGCTCTATGTACAACACTCCGCCTACATTTGCATGGTATTTAGCGGCAGAGGTTTTTGCTTGGCTTAAAGTTAGCGGTGGAGTTGACTCTGTTGAGCTGATTAATATCGAAAAAGCAATGCGACTGTACCAATGTATTGATGAATTGGACTTCTATAAAAGTGGTGTCGCTGTAGAGAATCGTTCTCGAATGAATGTAACTTTCCAGCTTGTTAATGCTGAGCTCGATAACCAATTTTTGGAAGAAGCTAAACAGGCTGGCTTGGTGGCACTAAAAGGACACCGCAGCGTTGGTGGAATGCGGGCGAGTATTTACAATGCAATGCCGATAGAAGGAGTTATTGAATTAGTGAAATTCATGCAGACCTTTGCCAAAAAACATAGCTAACGAGTAAATCGAAATAAAAAAAGCCGCTATTAAAAGCGGCTTTTTAGTAGAACTTTAAAGCTTAGAGTACTTTAGCAATTGATTTTGCTAAGTAATCAACATTCCCTGTTCCTATACCCGCAATGCTTATGCGGCTTGAGTCGACCATATAAACACTATAATCACTTTGAAGCTGCGTGACTTGCACTGGCGTGATCCCTAAGAACGAGAACATGCCTTTTTGCTCAGTGATGAAGTTGAAATTACGAGTAACGCCAATCTCTTTTAGCTTGTTAACTAACATGGCGCGGTTGCCGTTAATGCGATCGCGCATTACTGTTAACTCATCTAACCACTCTTGTTTTAGCTCATTTGAGCCTAGAATCGTTTCAACTATTGCAGCACCATGTGCTGGCGGCATTGAATAGATACAACGCACAACATAAAGCAATACCGAGAAAGCGACATCACTGGCTGCGGCATCTTTACCTATGATGCTACAGGCACCTATTCGTTCTCGGTAAAGGCCGAAATTCTTTGAGCATGAACTGCACAAGATCATGTTGTTAACCGTTGCAGCCATCTTACGGACGCCATATGCATCTTCATCTACACCATCTCCAAAGCCTTGATAGGCCATATCTATGAGTGGGGTAAAACCTTGCACTGCAGTTAATTCAATAATCTCATCCCATTGCTGCGGGTTGAGATCCATGCCACTTGGGTTATGACAGCAGGCATGTAGAAGCACGACATCATCATTTCCGATATTAGACAGCGCCGATTTCATCTCTTCAAACTTGAGAGATTTTGTATCGTAGTCGTAGTAGGGGTAAGTTTTAACGGTTATCCCAGCAGCTTCAAATAAACCTGTGTGGTTAGCCCATGTAGGATCGCTTACCCAAAGAACAGAGTTAGGGTTGCAGCGCTTAATAAAATCGGCAGCGACTCTAAGTGCACCTGTACCACCTGGTGTGGAAACAGTACGCACTCTGTTTGCTAGAATTGCTGGGTTATCGGCGCTGAAAGCTAGCTCTGACATTAGTCGGTTAAAGTCAGCGGAACCTGTTGGACCGATGTAAACTTTTGTTGACTCGGTGTCTAATCGATACTGCTCTGCTTTTTTAACACAGGTCAGAATTGGGGTATGACCAGATTCATCTTTATATACCCCAACACCTAAATCGACTTTTTGTGAATGAGTATCTTCTCGATACTTCGTCAGTAGTCCTAAAATGGGGTCTGCAGGCATAGCGGTCAGTTTGTTGAACATAGTTCCATCTACCTCTTTGTGATTGGTCCAAATAGACCTTTTTATTCAGTTGTTCTTATATTGACTAGAGTAACGTAGAAATATCCCAATTAGATAGTAATAGTAAATATTTTCACCGTTCATCATTCTGGCAATTATTGATTCCAATAACGTTATTTTTCTAAAAATAACGCTGATTCATTGCTGGTTAAATGCTTATTTCTACCAGTTGAATAACTTTTGAGGCTTAAAGGTGAGTTTTTAGCAAAAAAGTGTTGAATACTTCGCAGCAATCAGTAAATTTGTAACTACGAAGTTCAAACAATCGCTAAACCGCTGTCATTTTGTCGTGGTGACCTAACAAGCCTTTAGCATGAACGTCTACTGTTAACCCGCAGGTGAGTTTGACTCCTGCAGTAATTTAAAGAAGTTATCAATGAATCAATTACGTTTAGAGCCTATCGAAAAAGTAAACGGGACCATTAATATCCCAGGATCTAAAAGCATTTCTAACCGCGCGCTGTTACTTGCGACGTTAGCTGAAGGGACCACGACATTAACAAATTTACTCGATTCTGACGATATCCGCTATATGTTAGCATCGCTCAAACAGTTAGGCGTGAATTATCGCTTAACAAATAACAACACAGTCTGTGAAGTTGACGGTATCGCTGGCGTGCTTAATGCTGATACAGCACAAACGTTATTCCTAGGCAATGCAGGTACAGCCATGCGCCCGCTTTGCGCTGCGTTAACGCTTGGGCAAGGCGAGTTCACTTTAACTGGCGAGCCTCGAATGGAAGAGCGGCCTATTGGTGATCTGGTAGACTCATTACGCCAACTTGGCGCAGACGTAAGCTATCTCAAAAATGATGGCTTTCCGCCATTAACCATTAATGCTACGGGCTTAAGTGGCGGCGACGTTGAAATAGCAGGTGATCTCTCTAGCCAGTTTTTGACTGCACTACTCATGGTTGCACCGCTAGCGAAAGGTGATGTCAATATTAAAATTAAGGGCGAGTTGGTTTCAAAGCCATACATCGATATTACTTTGGCGTTAATGGCGCAGTTTGGCGTTAACGTTACCAATAATAATTACGTATCTTTTGAAATCAAAACCGGACAACGCTATATCAGCCCAGGAAAACTTTTGGTTGAAGGAGATGCATCTTCAGCCTCTTATTTTCTAGCTGCAGGTGCAATTAAAGGCGGCGAAGTCAAAGTGACCGGTGTAGGCAAACTGAGTATTCAAGGTGATGTAAAATTTGCTGACGTATTGGCGCAGATGGGGGCAGACATAGAGTGGGGTGATGATTACATTATTGCTCGAGGCTCGAAATTAAACGCTGTTGATCTTGATATGAATCATATTCCGGATGCCGCGATGACGATTGCAACTGCAGCGCTGTTTGCAACCGGTACTACTCATATTCGAAATATCTATAACTGGCGCATCAAAGAAACCGACCGCTTAGCAGCAATGGCTACTGAGTTACGCAAAGTAGGGGCTATAGTCGATGAGGGACATGACTACATTAGTGTAACGCCGCCAGTCAAACCGCATACCGCAAATATTGATACTTATAACGATCATCGAATGGCAATGTGCTTTTCAATGTTAGCCTTTGCTGATTGTGGTATTACCATTAATGAACCTGAGTGTACTTCTAAAACTTTCCCTGATTACTTTACTCAGTTTAATGCCCTAGCAAACTAAAATACTTCCCCTAATACATTAGGTTAAATGGTTCAGATTTTTGTCATAAATCTGAACCATATCTTAATGGGATCTCTGATTATTTGAATTAGATGCCGCTTTCTCGCGTTACATGGTTTATAATGCGCGCGCTCATTTTCGGTTATATCAAGGAAGATTGAATTTCTTGTGGAGGATTTTATGTTAG
Encoded proteins:
- the serC gene encoding 3-phosphoserine/phosphohydroxythreonine transaminase codes for the protein MSATFNFCAGPAMLPKPVMDKAQSELLDWNSMGTSVMEISHRSKEFIALTNQAEADLRQLMDIPANYHVLFMHGGGRGQFSAIANNFLGDKGRALYLVDGSWSSAAVEEAKKLVGEENIDTINIVENNNGINSVVLPSLSNIDKDYRYLHYCPNETVDGIEIFDTINSPWPVIADMSSNILSRKIDVNQFALIYAGAQKNIGPSGLSIVIVRNDMLSLPSLPQSSIMDYKLAVKHGSMYNTPPTFAWYLAAEVFAWLKVSGGVDSVELINIEKAMRLYQCIDELDFYKSGVAVENRSRMNVTFQLVNAELDNQFLEEAKQAGLVALKGHRSVGGMRASIYNAMPIEGVIELVKFMQTFAKKHS
- the aroA gene encoding 3-phosphoshikimate 1-carboxyvinyltransferase, whose product is MNQLRLEPIEKVNGTINIPGSKSISNRALLLATLAEGTTTLTNLLDSDDIRYMLASLKQLGVNYRLTNNNTVCEVDGIAGVLNADTAQTLFLGNAGTAMRPLCAALTLGQGEFTLTGEPRMEERPIGDLVDSLRQLGADVSYLKNDGFPPLTINATGLSGGDVEIAGDLSSQFLTALLMVAPLAKGDVNIKIKGELVSKPYIDITLALMAQFGVNVTNNNYVSFEIKTGQRYISPGKLLVEGDASSASYFLAAGAIKGGEVKVTGVGKLSIQGDVKFADVLAQMGADIEWGDDYIIARGSKLNAVDLDMNHIPDAAMTIATAALFATGTTHIRNIYNWRIKETDRLAAMATELRKVGAIVDEGHDYISVTPPVKPHTANIDTYNDHRMAMCFSMLAFADCGITINEPECTSKTFPDYFTQFNALAN
- the gyrA gene encoding DNA gyrase subunit A; protein product: MTDLASSITPINIEDELKNSYLDYAMSVIVGRALPDVRDGLKPVHRRVLFAMNELKNDWNKPYKKSARVVGDVIGKYHPHGDTAVYDTIVRLAQPFSMRYPLIDGQGNFGSVDGDAAAAMRYTEIRMDKVAHQLLADLEKETVDFVPNYDGTEFIPAVLPTRIPTLLVNGSSGIAVGMATNIPPHNLTEVIAGCLALIEDPALSIEQLMEHIPGPDFPTAAIVNGRKGIIDAYKTGRGRAVMRARADVETEDNGRERIIVHEIPYQVNKARLIEKIAELVKDKKIEGISGLRDESDKDGMRIVIEIKRGEVGEVVLNNLYAQTQMQCSFGINMVALTNGQPKLFNLKEMLECFILHRREVVTRRTVFELRKARERAHILEALAVALANIDPIIALIKASPTPAEAKVKLVAQGWELGHVKGMLEKAGDDAARPEWLEPEFGIRDNKYFLTEQQAQAILELRLHRLTGLEHDKIIAEYEELLEVIAALLLILSSPQRLMEVITEELHEVLENFGDKRRTVINANEVDMSLEDLINEEDVVVTLSHLGYAKYQALSDYQAQRRGGKGKAATKVKDEDFVEKLLVANTHDTILCFSDFGKMYWLKVYQLPLASRTARGRPIVNLLPLSEGERITAILPVREYADDKYIIMATSHGTVKKTALTAYSNPRANGIIAVNLKDGDQLIGVDITDGNDDIMLFSNEGKVVRFNEKARNAETGEVKIDPETGEEVIALRAMGRTATGVRGIKLEDGQTVVSLIVPKEDGAILTVTENGYGKRTALSEYPAKSRGTKGVVSIKVSERNGAVVGAVQVGDNDEIMLISDKGTLVRTPATGVSSIGRNTQGVTIIRTAEDEKVVGLQRIDEIQDEEVELDEEGNPIVSEETTEETSQAEGSEPSESES
- a CDS encoding serine hydrolase domain-containing protein gives rise to the protein MLLKPILFFSSLSAAIWLPTFETYAKTSDFKALADSFKHDFHRNLKANKVPGGAFVIVEGDSILKLSTYGKRTKGGSKNINSDTVFRLASVSKTFAGTLASMLVEEHKLDWNQSIVSYVPEFDLADKQAAKQINLGHIIGHSTGLWPNSYDNLVNANVKMPKIIPKFEELTPMCSPGVCYGYQNVAFSFIQTAIETQAKQDYSELLQQRIFSPLKMGSASVGYEAFQMTKNRAEPHVKTKSGFKKVKVKPNYYQLAPAAGVNASISDMSKWLMANLGQNPSVIPNSVLKDITTPGIKTSRELRRRDWRAYLDSAHYGKGWRVYEFEGRPLIYHAGWVAGYVAEISYSPELNIGMAMLLNGESRVIAKLSSQYWRDVFKHADKLEQQSF
- a CDS encoding amino acid aminotransferase, which codes for MFNKLTAMPADPILGLLTKYREDTHSQKVDLGVGVYKDESGHTPILTCVKKAEQYRLDTESTKVYIGPTGSADFNRLMSELAFSADNPAILANRVRTVSTPGGTGALRVAADFIKRCNPNSVLWVSDPTWANHTGLFEAAGITVKTYPYYDYDTKSLKFEEMKSALSNIGNDDVVLLHACCHNPSGMDLNPQQWDEIIELTAVQGFTPLIDMAYQGFGDGVDEDAYGVRKMAATVNNMILCSSCSKNFGLYRERIGACSIIGKDAAASDVAFSVLLYVVRCIYSMPPAHGAAIVETILGSNELKQEWLDELTVMRDRINGNRAMLVNKLKEIGVTRNFNFITEQKGMFSFLGITPVQVTQLQSDYSVYMVDSSRISIAGIGTGNVDYLAKSIAKVL